The following are encoded together in the Candidatus Paceibacterota bacterium genome:
- a CDS encoding HPF/RaiA family ribosome-associated protein gives MMRLILKATGIEHTNAIDAYVGSRLRELEKVLDPKEKSCIARVEIAKETKHHKTGADVYKAELTMRTSKKDFRVTATDEADLYAAIDALKDHIVRDIKDHRERVRQQQKDGDRKVKRALKGDK, from the coding sequence ATGATGCGATTGATACTTAAGGCGACGGGGATCGAGCACACCAATGCGATTGATGCATATGTTGGGAGTAGATTGCGCGAACTTGAGAAGGTACTTGATCCAAAGGAAAAGAGTTGTATTGCACGAGTAGAAATAGCGAAGGAAACGAAACATCATAAGACAGGTGCCGATGTATATAAGGCTGAGCTCACAATGCGCACGAGCAAGAAAGATTTTAGAGTGACTGCGACCGATGAAGCAGATCTCTATGCTGCTATCGATGCGCTCAAAGATCATATCGTGCGTGATATCAAAGATCATCGCGAGCGAGTACGTCAACAGCAAAAAGACGGTGATCGCAAGGTGAAGCGAGCACTCAAGGGGGATAAGTAA